The proteins below are encoded in one region of Vanessa tameamea isolate UH-Manoa-2023 chromosome Z, ilVanTame1 primary haplotype, whole genome shotgun sequence:
- the LOC113404086 gene encoding coatomer subunit beta' codes for MFPKPLRLDIKRKLTARSDRVKCVDQHPTEPWVLCSLYNGDVNIWNYETHTQIKRFEVCDLPVRAAKFVPRKNWVVTGSDDMQIRIFNYNTLERIHNFEAHSDYVRCIVIHPTQPYILTSSDDLLIKLWNWDRNWACQQVFEGHTHYVMQIAINPKDNNTFASASLDTTVKVWQLGSSISNFTLEGHDKGVNCVDYYHGGDKPYLISGADDRLVKIWDYQNKTCVQTLESHIQNVSAVSFHPELPILLTGSEDGTVRLWHAGTYRLESSLNYGFERVWTISALHGSNNVAIGYDEGTIMIKVGREEPAISMDVNGGKIIWAKHSEMQQVNLKALPEGTEIKDGERVPVVAKDMGSCEIYPQTIAHNPNGRFVVVCGDGEYIIYTAMALRNKAFGTAQEFVWALDSSEYATLENSSTVKVFKNFKERKSFKPEYGAEGIFGGFMLGVKSISGMAFSFYDWEQLELIRRIEIQPRHVFWSESGNLVCLASDESYFVLKYNPTVVTRARETNTNITEDGIENAFEVVGEVNETVKTGLWVGDCFIYTNSLNRINYYVGGEIVTVSHLDRTMYILGYVPKENRLYLNDKELNIVSYSLLLPVLEYQTAVMRGDFETADRVLPTVPHEHRTRVAHFLEKQGFKQQALAVSTEPEHQFELALALGELKQCKQLAEEAARIEGGEGDGPSRSSAARWSRLGAAAASAADTDLTKICYQNAHDYSALLLFAVSTGDKALLEDVARMSAAEGDDNIAFASYFTLNDLDSCLQLLIKRNKLPEAAFFARSYIPSKMSEVVKMWREAVGATNKKSGQSLADPEQYDNLFPEFEETLVLEKFQREFAFDYHTQMSNLPANSKICNIERDLVQEKAEMESRGLWKPGPSDESSTANRLSDSLEESAAERKRKDSLDMEEIEREINDIVLEDSVNDLDLSDDADLID; via the exons ATGTTCCCGAAGCCGTTGCGATTGGATATCAAGAGGAAGTTGACGGCCAGGTCGGATCGCGTCAAATGCGTGGATCAGCATCCTACAGAACCCTGGGTGCTTTGCTCACTATACAACGGCGACGTCAATATATGGAATTATGAAACTCATACACAGATTAAAAGATTTGag GTATGTGACCTGCCTGTGCGTGCAGCAAAATTTGTGCCGAGGAAGAATTGGGTGGTCACTGGTTCAGATGATAtgcaaataagaatatttaactaCAACACATTAGAAAGAATTCACAATTTCGAGGCCCACTCAGACTATGTCAGGTGTATTGTCATACATCCCACACAACCTTATATATTGACCAGTAGTG atGATCTCCTTATTAAGCTTTGGAATTGGGATCGCAACTGGGCCTGTCAGCAAGTGTTTGAAGGACACACCCATTATGTAATGCAAATCGCTATCAACCCCAAGGACAACAACACATTTGCTAGTGCTAGTCTTGACACAACTGTTAAG gtgtGGCAGCTTGGTTCCTCTATCTCAAATTTCACATTAGAAGGACATGACAAAGGAGTGAACTGTGTTGATTATTACCATGGTGGTGACAAACCTTACCTCATTAGTGGTGCTGATGACCGGCTCGTTAAAATCTGGGACTATCAGAACAAGACCTGTGTACAGACACTTGAAA GCCACATACAGAATGTCTCAGCCGTTTCATTCCATCCCGAGCTACCAATACTTCTAACAGGTTCCGAAGATGGGACAGTCAGGCTTTGGCATGCGGGTACTTACAGGCTGGAGTCATCTCTTAACTATGGCTTTGAACGTGTATGGACTATATCAGCATTGCATGGTTCAAACAATGTTGCTATTGG GTATGATGAAGGCACTATTATGATAAAGGTAGGCAGAGAAGAACCAGCTATTTCTATGGATGTGAACGGAGGCAAAATCATATGGGCTAAGCACTCTGAAATGCAGCAGGTTAATTTAAAGGCATTACCCGAAG GCACAGAGATCAAGGATGGTGAGCGTGTACCAGTGGTTGCAAAGGACATGGGATCCTGTGAGATATACCCTCAGACCATTGCACACAACCCCAATGGCCGCTTTGTTGTTGTATGTGGTGACGGGGAGTACATCATATACACCGCCATGGCACTTAGAAATAAGGCATTTGGAACTGCCCAGGAATTTGTATGGGCTTTGGATAGCTCTGAATATGCTACACTTGAGAATTCAAGTACTGTGAAAGTATTTAAGAACTTCAAGGAGAGGAAGAGTTTTAAGCCCGAATATGGTGCCGAGG GTATCTTCGGTGGGTTCATGTTGGGTGTGAAGTCAATAAGTGGCATGGCGTTCTCGTTCTATGACTGGGAACAATTGGAACTTATCAGAAG GATCGAGATCCAACCACGCCATGTGTTCTGGTCGGAGAGTGGAAACCTGGTCTGTCTTGCGAGTGACGAATCGTACTTCGTGCTCAAGTACAACCCTACTGTGGTTACCAGAGCGAGAGAGACGAACACAAACATCACCGAGGACGGTATCGAGAACGCTTTCGAG GTTGTTGGCGAGGTCAACGAGACCGTGAAGACTGGTCTCTGGGTCGGCGACTGCTTCATCTACACGAATTCGTTGAACAGGATAAATTACTACGTCGGAGGAGAAATCGTGACCGTGTCCCATCTCGACCGCACCATGTACATCCTGGGCTATGTTCCTAAAGAAAACAg attATACCTGAACGATAAAGAGTTGAACATAGTTTCGTACTCGCTGCTGCTCCCCGTGCTGGAGTACCAGACGGCGGTGATGCGAGGTGACTTCGAGACGGCGGACCGAGTGCTGCCCACTGTGCCGCACGAGCATCGCACAAGGGTCGCGCATTTCCTTGAAAAACAG GGTTTCAAGCAACAAGCTCTTGCAGTATCTACAGAACCGGAACACCAGTTCGAACTAGCCTTGGCTCTTGGAGAGTTGAAGCAGTGCAAGCAGTTGGCTGAGGAGGCAGCACGCATAGAGGGAGGGGAAGGAGACGGCCCGTCTCGGTCCTCAGCGGCGAGATGGTCGAGACTCGGAGCAGCAGCGGCCTCTGCGGCGGACACGGATCTCACGAAGATATGCTATCAGAACGCACACGATTACAGTGCTCTGTTGTTATTCGCGGTCAGCACCG GCGACAAAGCGTTGTTGGAAGACGTAGCGCGAATGTCCGCGGCGGAAGGAGACGACAACATCGCCTTCGCGTCGTACTTCACGCTGAACGACCTGGATTCCTGCCTGCAGCTGCTCATCAAGAGGAACAAGTTGCCAGAAGCCGCATTCTTTGCcag ATCATACATTCCATCGAAGATGAGCGAGGTGGTGAAGATGTGGCGGGAGGCTGTGGGCGCTACTAATAAGAAGTCTGGTCAGTCCCTCGCCGACCCCGAGCAATATGACAACCTATTCCCAGAGTTTGaa GAAACATTAGTGTTAGAAAAATTCCAGCGTGAGTTCGCCTTCGATTATCACACGCAGATGTCGAACCTGCCCGCCAACTCCAAGATATGCAACATAGAAAGAGACCTGGTGCAGGAGAAGGCGGAAATGGAGAGCCGAGGGCTCTGGAAACCAGGCCCGTCTGATGAAAG CAGTACTGCGAATAGATTATCGGATAGTTTGGAAGAGAGCGCCGCTGAGAGGAAGCGTAAAGACTCACTGGACATGGAGGAGATAGAACGAGAGATTAATGACATCGTGCTGGAGGACAGCGTTAACGACCTG gattTGTCGGACGACGctgatttaattgattaa